Proteins from a single region of Chloroherpeton thalassium ATCC 35110:
- the secE gene encoding preprotein translocase subunit SecE, with protein sequence MDNITGKVVKYYSDVVTEMRKVTWPSQEELKDATIVVLSVSGILAVFTFSVDWIINAVIKQFLN encoded by the coding sequence ATGGATAATATTACTGGAAAAGTAGTAAAATATTACTCGGATGTAGTGACGGAAATGAGAAAAGTGACATGGCCGTCTCAAGAAGAGTTGAAAGATGCTACTATTGTTGTTTTGTCTGTTTCTGGGATTTTGGCTGTCTTTACTTTTTCTGTTGATTGGATAATTAATGCTGTTATTAAGCAGTTTTTAAATTAA